Proteins from one Paraburkholderia sp. BL10I2N1 genomic window:
- the ybgC gene encoding tol-pal system-associated acyl-CoA thioesterase: MRGMDMSTSHPGTEIGFTWPIRVYYEDTDAGGIVFYANYLKFFERARTEWLRACGVDQARLTDETGTMFIVRSAALDFRAPARLDDVVTVISRIERLGRASVDFAQEAWREGTLLAMGSIRVGCVDRTAIKPIAIPPPVLAALRRGPGQTGTGLSTAGA, translated from the coding sequence ATGCGCGGTATGGATATGTCTACCAGCCATCCCGGCACCGAAATCGGCTTCACCTGGCCGATCCGGGTGTATTACGAAGATACCGACGCCGGCGGCATCGTGTTTTACGCGAATTACCTGAAGTTTTTCGAGCGCGCGCGCACCGAATGGCTGCGAGCGTGCGGCGTCGACCAGGCCCGGCTTACGGATGAAACCGGCACGATGTTCATTGTGCGTAGCGCTGCGCTTGATTTTCGCGCTCCAGCCCGCCTCGACGACGTCGTGACGGTCATCAGCCGGATCGAGCGCCTGGGCCGCGCGTCGGTCGATTTCGCGCAGGAAGCCTGGCGTGAAGGTACGCTACTTGCTATGGGGAGCATCCGGGTCGGTTGCGTCGATCGGACCGCGATCAAGCCCATCGCCATTCCTCCGCCGGTCCTCGCTGCGTTGCGACGCGGACCCGGGCAAACTGGAACCGGTTTGTCAACCGCAGGCGCCTGA
- a CDS encoding GspH/FimT family pseudopilin, which translates to MQMKLNVFRRSGGRGFTLVELMVVVVLLAVIAVMATPAFVAWHVRDQVDARAKALVSTFAYARNEALRRGARVTVCRIDAARQCLAASKACANGSLDWSCGWAVMIERAGGQSVLRAQPELAAVSVTGTLTDIAFTPPAGQIIGSFRSLDIAPRTPSAATGGSRWRRCVRIAAGGRARSAEGPCSGTAS; encoded by the coding sequence ATGCAGATGAAACTGAATGTCTTTAGACGATCTGGTGGACGTGGCTTCACGCTCGTCGAATTGATGGTCGTTGTCGTGTTGCTCGCGGTGATCGCCGTCATGGCAACGCCGGCGTTCGTCGCATGGCATGTACGCGATCAGGTCGATGCGCGCGCGAAGGCGCTCGTCTCGACATTCGCCTATGCGCGTAACGAGGCTCTCAGGCGCGGCGCGCGGGTGACGGTTTGTCGTATCGATGCGGCACGCCAATGCCTTGCAGCGAGCAAGGCCTGCGCGAATGGATCGCTGGACTGGTCATGCGGATGGGCGGTGATGATCGAGCGAGCGGGAGGGCAGTCGGTGTTGCGCGCGCAACCAGAACTTGCCGCGGTCAGCGTGACCGGAACATTAACCGATATTGCTTTTACTCCGCCGGCCGGTCAGATCATCGGTAGCTTTCGCAGCCTCGATATTGCGCCACGCACGCCATCGGCGGCAACAGGCGGGTCCCGCTGGCGACGTTGTGTGCGCATTGCCGCTGGCGGTCGCGCACGCAGCGCCGAGGGCCCTTGCAGTGGGACGGCGTCGTGA
- a CDS encoding peroxiredoxin produces MSLRLGDVAPDFEQDSSIGRIKFHEWLGDSWGVLFSHPADFTPVCTTELGLTAKLASEFEKRNVKTIALSVDSAESHKEWIRDINETQAASVGFPILADGDRKVSELYDMIHPNASETFTVRSLFVIDPKKKVRLIITYPASTGRNFDEVLRVIDSLQLTDYHSVATPGNWKQGDDVVIVPSLKDEEVIRQKFPKGYKALRPYLRMTPQPDK; encoded by the coding sequence ATGAGTCTACGTCTTGGCGACGTCGCACCCGATTTCGAGCAGGATTCGAGTATTGGCCGGATCAAGTTTCACGAATGGCTGGGCGATAGCTGGGGCGTGCTGTTTTCGCATCCTGCCGATTTCACGCCGGTTTGCACGACGGAACTCGGTCTGACGGCGAAGCTCGCCAGCGAGTTCGAAAAGCGCAATGTGAAGACGATCGCGCTGTCGGTTGACAGCGCCGAGTCGCACAAGGAGTGGATTAGGGATATCAACGAGACGCAGGCGGCGAGCGTCGGCTTCCCGATTCTGGCCGATGGCGACCGCAAGGTGTCAGAGCTTTACGACATGATCCATCCGAACGCGAGCGAGACGTTCACGGTCCGGTCGCTCTTCGTGATCGACCCGAAGAAGAAGGTGCGTCTCATCATCACCTATCCGGCCAGTACGGGCCGTAACTTCGACGAAGTGCTGCGTGTGATCGATTCACTCCAACTCACCGACTACCATTCCGTCGCGACGCCAGGCAACTGGAAACAGGGCGACGACGTGGTGATCGTGCCGTCACTGAAGGACGAAGAGGTGATCCGGCAGAAGTTTCCGAAGGGCTACAAGGCGTTGCGTCCTTATCTGCGCATGACGCCGCAGCCGGACAAATAA
- a CDS encoding DUF883 family protein: MSEVNKERLMSDIKTVLADAEDLLKQAASATGERASELRETALTRLKQAKEKAADVQVVVVEKGKKAARATDDYVHEHPWASIGIAAGVGVLVGLLINRR, encoded by the coding sequence ATGTCGGAAGTCAACAAGGAGAGATTGATGTCGGATATCAAAACAGTCCTCGCGGACGCTGAAGACCTGCTCAAGCAGGCCGCGAGCGCCACGGGCGAGCGCGCTTCGGAACTGCGTGAAACGGCGCTCACACGCCTGAAGCAGGCGAAGGAAAAGGCGGCCGACGTCCAGGTCGTCGTCGTCGAAAAGGGCAAGAAGGCCGCGCGCGCCACCGATGACTACGTGCACGAGCATCCGTGGGCGTCCATCGGCATTGCGGCTGGCGTCGGCGTACTGGTCGGCCTGCTGATCAATCGCAGGTAA
- the glyA gene encoding serine hydroxymethyltransferase, whose amino-acid sequence MFDRAQSTIANVDPEIWKAIEQENRRQEDHIELIASENYTSPAVMAAQGSQLTNKYAEGYPGKRYYGGCEYVDIVEQLAIDRVKQIFGAEAANVQPNSGSQANQGVFFAMLKPGDTIMGMSLAHGGHLTHGSPVNMSGKWFNVVSYGLNEAEDIDYDAAEKLAQEHKPKLIVAGASAFSLRIDFERLSKIAKSIGAYLMVDMAHYAGLIAAGVYPNPVPHADFVTTTTHKSLRGPRGGVILMKAEFEKQINSAIFPGIQGGPLMHVIAGKAVAFKEALSPEFKEYQQKVVENARVLAETLVKRGLRIVSGRTESHVMLVDLRAKKITGKAAEAALGAAHITVNKNAIPNDPEKPFVTSGVRLGSPAMTTRGFGPKEAEQVGNLIADVLDNPEDAATIERVRGQVAELTKRFPVYR is encoded by the coding sequence ATGTTTGACAGAGCCCAAAGCACCATCGCCAACGTCGATCCCGAAATCTGGAAGGCGATCGAGCAGGAAAACCGCCGTCAGGAAGATCACATCGAGCTGATCGCGTCGGAAAACTACACGAGCCCGGCTGTGATGGCCGCGCAAGGTTCGCAGCTGACCAACAAGTACGCTGAGGGTTATCCCGGCAAGCGTTACTACGGCGGCTGCGAATACGTGGACATCGTCGAGCAGTTGGCGATCGACCGCGTGAAGCAGATTTTTGGCGCCGAAGCCGCCAACGTGCAGCCGAACTCGGGTTCGCAGGCGAATCAGGGCGTGTTCTTCGCCATGCTGAAGCCGGGCGACACGATCATGGGCATGAGCCTCGCGCACGGTGGCCACCTGACGCACGGCTCGCCCGTCAACATGTCGGGCAAGTGGTTCAACGTGGTGAGCTACGGCCTGAATGAGGCGGAGGATATCGACTATGACGCCGCCGAAAAGCTCGCCCAGGAACACAAGCCGAAGCTGATCGTGGCCGGCGCGTCGGCGTTCTCGCTGCGCATCGACTTTGAGCGCCTGTCGAAAATCGCGAAATCGATCGGCGCATACCTGATGGTCGATATGGCGCACTATGCGGGCCTCATCGCCGCGGGCGTCTACCCGAACCCGGTGCCTCACGCCGATTTCGTCACGACGACCACCCACAAGAGCCTGCGCGGCCCGCGCGGCGGCGTGATCCTGATGAAGGCCGAATTCGAGAAGCAGATCAATTCGGCGATCTTCCCGGGCATCCAGGGCGGTCCGCTGATGCACGTGATAGCCGGCAAGGCCGTCGCGTTCAAGGAAGCGCTGTCGCCGGAATTCAAGGAATACCAGCAAAAGGTCGTCGAGAACGCACGCGTGCTCGCGGAAACTCTCGTGAAGCGCGGTCTGCGCATCGTGTCGGGCCGTACCGAAAGCCACGTGATGCTGGTCGATCTGCGTGCCAAGAAGATTACCGGCAAGGCTGCGGAAGCGGCGCTCGGCGCAGCGCACATTACGGTCAACAAGAACGCGATCCCGAACGACCCCGAAAAGCCGTTCGTTACGAGCGGTGTGCGTCTTGGCTCGCCGGCCATGACGACGCGCGGCTTCGGCCCGAAGGAAGCCGAGCAGGTCGGCAACCTGATCGCAGACGTGCTCGACAACCCGGAAGATGCAGCCACGATCGAACGCGTACGCGGGCAGGTTGCCGAGTTGACGAAACGCTTCCCGGTTTATCGCTAA
- a CDS encoding phage holin family protein — protein MTIDTKSQRADHGPVRRILSSVFAILQTRLELIGIELAEEKDRLLTVLFLGIAAMMLAMLALIALTALVAIAFWDTYRWQALAAITAAYALAAVFCGVKARNGLHHAPVVFEATLNEFEKDREMFRKP, from the coding sequence ATGACGATCGATACAAAATCGCAGCGCGCGGACCACGGGCCAGTGCGACGCATCCTCAGCTCTGTATTCGCGATCCTGCAGACGCGGCTCGAACTCATCGGCATCGAACTCGCCGAGGAGAAAGACCGTCTGCTCACCGTTCTCTTTCTCGGGATCGCGGCAATGATGCTCGCCATGTTGGCGCTCATTGCGCTGACGGCCCTTGTCGCCATTGCCTTTTGGGACACCTACCGCTGGCAGGCGCTGGCCGCCATAACAGCGGCTTATGCACTCGCCGCCGTGTTCTGTGGTGTGAAAGCGCGCAACGGATTGCACCACGCACCTGTCGTTTTCGAAGCCACGCTGAACGAGTTCGAAAAAGATCGCGAGATGTTCCGCAAGCCGTGA
- a CDS encoding type IV pilin protein has translation MNSRVTAFTLLELVIAIAIAATLAVFAVPSYQSHVARSRRVDAASALYRAAQFVEAAVSNDATALPPGLDQAPPLGTAVYRLRALPADDTNGGYSLEARPVETGPMRDDACGTFVLDATGLRTNRGVDDAVVKNDNDCWNTR, from the coding sequence ATGAACTCGCGAGTTACCGCCTTTACGCTGCTCGAACTGGTCATTGCAATCGCTATCGCAGCAACGCTCGCGGTGTTTGCCGTGCCCTCATATCAAAGTCACGTGGCGCGAAGTCGCCGGGTGGATGCAGCATCGGCGTTGTATCGCGCGGCCCAGTTCGTGGAAGCAGCAGTCAGCAATGACGCGACCGCGTTACCGCCTGGTCTCGATCAGGCTCCGCCGCTCGGGACGGCCGTCTATCGGCTACGCGCGCTCCCGGCAGACGATACCAACGGAGGATATTCACTGGAAGCCCGGCCCGTGGAGACGGGGCCTATGCGTGACGACGCGTGTGGAACCTTCGTTCTCGACGCGACGGGTTTGCGCACAAATCGCGGGGTCGATGACGCAGTTGTGAAGAATGACAACGATTGCTGGAATACCCGGTGA
- a CDS encoding PilW family protein — MKRRRYLRRGHTLLELMIATALGLMVTAGAVSLYRSQRDAFTRASDATHINEAGVVSLTLLGQQIQMAGFTPVDASPENAAPALFGCSGGRPTGGDESPGCEALASHSDGIVIRYVGDSISTWPSATGQTTDCLGQAVEGSVASEGASGVLVSNRFYANKSGSTSETELYCEGNGRPGYGQPLVEGVEQLRIRYWPAGALQPLDASAITSNQWSRIVAVDLCVLVQGAPLGRRMRYVDCDGVASLGTDTRSRQTFWRRVAVRNNEEVSQ; from the coding sequence ATGAAGCGGCGCCGATATCTGAGGCGTGGTCACACGCTGCTCGAGTTGATGATCGCGACCGCGCTTGGCCTGATGGTGACGGCAGGTGCCGTGTCGCTTTATCGGTCGCAGCGCGACGCTTTTACGCGCGCGAGCGACGCGACGCATATCAACGAAGCCGGCGTCGTGTCGCTGACACTGCTCGGGCAGCAGATCCAGATGGCCGGATTCACGCCAGTCGACGCCAGTCCCGAGAACGCAGCGCCGGCACTATTCGGCTGCTCGGGTGGGCGTCCCACGGGTGGCGACGAGAGTCCCGGCTGCGAGGCGCTCGCGAGCCACTCGGACGGGATCGTCATCCGCTATGTCGGCGACAGCATATCCACTTGGCCTTCAGCCACCGGCCAGACAACCGACTGCCTCGGTCAAGCGGTGGAAGGCTCGGTGGCCAGCGAGGGCGCGTCTGGCGTATTGGTCTCCAACCGGTTTTACGCGAACAAAAGCGGATCAACCAGCGAGACCGAACTCTACTGCGAAGGTAACGGGCGGCCGGGCTACGGACAGCCGCTCGTCGAAGGCGTTGAGCAGTTGCGGATCAGGTACTGGCCTGCTGGCGCGCTGCAACCGCTTGACGCATCCGCAATCACGTCGAACCAGTGGTCCAGGATCGTGGCGGTCGACCTTTGCGTGCTGGTGCAGGGTGCACCGCTCGGTCGACGTATGCGCTATGTCGATTGCGACGGCGTCGCCAGTCTCGGCACCGATACGCGTTCAAGGCAGACGTTCTGGCGTCGCGTCGCCGTGCGCAACAACGAAGAGGTGTCGCAATGA
- the ydfG gene encoding bifunctional NADP-dependent 3-hydroxy acid dehydrogenase/3-hydroxypropionate dehydrogenase YdfG translates to MIVFVTGASAGFGAAIARAFVKGGHKVVATARRKDRLDALASELGDALLPLELDVRDRAAVEAAPAALPAEFAGIDVLVNNAGLALGLEPAQRAELDDWTTMIDTNCTGLVQVTRALLPGMVERNRGHVFNLGSVAGSWPYPGGNVYGATKAFVRQFSLNLRADLAGTAIRVTDIEPGLCGGTEFSNVRFRGDDEKAANVYQNVQPLTAEDIADSIYWIATRPAHVNINTIELMPVAQSFAGLSIHRG, encoded by the coding sequence ATGATCGTCTTCGTTACAGGGGCGTCCGCCGGGTTCGGCGCTGCCATCGCCCGCGCTTTCGTCAAGGGTGGCCACAAGGTCGTCGCCACCGCGCGCCGCAAGGATCGCCTCGACGCGCTCGCCAGCGAGCTCGGCGACGCGCTTCTGCCGCTCGAACTCGATGTCCGCGATCGTGCTGCCGTCGAGGCCGCGCCCGCTGCACTGCCGGCAGAATTCGCCGGCATCGACGTGCTCGTCAACAACGCCGGGCTCGCGCTCGGCCTCGAGCCCGCGCAGCGCGCGGAGCTCGACGACTGGACAACCATGATCGACACCAATTGCACCGGCCTCGTGCAGGTGACCCGTGCCCTGCTGCCTGGCATGGTCGAGCGCAATCGCGGGCATGTGTTCAATCTCGGCTCGGTGGCAGGAAGCTGGCCGTATCCGGGTGGCAACGTATACGGCGCGACCAAGGCCTTCGTGCGCCAGTTCAGCCTGAATCTGCGCGCCGACCTGGCCGGCACGGCCATCCGCGTGACGGACATCGAGCCGGGCCTGTGCGGCGGCACCGAATTCTCGAACGTGCGCTTTCGCGGCGACGACGAAAAAGCGGCCAACGTGTACCAGAACGTTCAGCCGCTGACCGCGGAGGACATCGCCGATTCGATCTACTGGATCGCAACGCGCCCGGCGCACGTCAACATCAACACGATCGAGCTGATGCCCGTCGCGCAGTCGTTTGCCGGGCTGAGCATCCATCGCGGCTAG
- the tolA gene encoding cell envelope integrity protein TolA, whose translation MTRKNSAYPLRPPRERGTWRAFVLALLMHVLLGFFLYHGIHWQNSTPAGAEAELWTEVPDTSVPRPVPPPPAPVAPAPPVQNEQADIALQEKKRRQQEAAREAQLAEQQRQKLQAQQEAEAKRQQQLAQQQAEDLAAQKAAAAKQKQQQQLADKLKQQQLAEQQKQQLKQQQDEEKQAQAEAQKKIDAEKAARAKAQAQAEAQSKKLDEERRARLAQMQGMAGGEGSTGNGLAKSGTGSGAGGTAASPGYAEKVQRRVRPNIVWAGDTQGLETVVAVRCAPTGTLLSATITRASGNGQWDDAALRAVQRSDPMPLDVNGKTPASFTITLRPAG comes from the coding sequence ATGACCCGGAAGAACTCCGCCTATCCGCTCCGGCCACCGCGAGAACGCGGGACGTGGCGCGCATTCGTGCTCGCGCTGCTGATGCACGTGCTGCTCGGGTTCTTCCTGTATCACGGCATTCACTGGCAGAACAGCACACCCGCCGGCGCCGAAGCCGAGCTGTGGACCGAAGTGCCCGACACGTCGGTTCCGCGGCCCGTACCGCCTCCGCCCGCTCCGGTCGCCCCTGCCCCGCCGGTTCAGAACGAACAGGCCGATATCGCACTGCAGGAAAAGAAGCGCAGGCAACAGGAAGCTGCGCGCGAGGCCCAGCTGGCCGAACAGCAGCGTCAGAAGTTGCAGGCGCAGCAGGAAGCGGAAGCCAAACGCCAGCAACAACTGGCGCAGCAGCAGGCCGAGGACCTCGCCGCACAGAAGGCTGCGGCAGCGAAGCAGAAGCAGCAACAGCAACTGGCCGACAAGCTGAAACAGCAGCAACTGGCCGAACAGCAGAAGCAGCAGCTAAAGCAGCAGCAGGACGAAGAGAAGCAGGCGCAGGCTGAAGCGCAGAAAAAGATCGACGCGGAGAAAGCGGCCAGGGCGAAGGCGCAAGCCCAGGCCGAAGCGCAGTCGAAGAAACTCGACGAGGAACGCCGCGCCCGTCTGGCGCAGATGCAGGGCATGGCCGGCGGCGAAGGCTCGACGGGCAATGGTCTCGCGAAGAGCGGCACCGGCAGCGGCGCGGGCGGCACGGCGGCGTCGCCGGGCTATGCAGAGAAGGTGCAGCGCCGGGTGCGTCCGAACATCGTCTGGGCCGGCGACACGCAGGGGCTCGAAACCGTCGTCGCGGTACGCTGTGCGCCGACCGGTACACTCCTGAGCGCAACGATCACGCGCGCCAGTGGCAACGGCCAGTGGGACGACGCGGCGCTGCGCGCCGTCCAGCGCTCCGATCCAATGCCACTCGACGTCAACGGCAAGACACCGGCCAGCTTTACGATTACGTTGCGGCCGGCAGGTTGA
- the tolB gene encoding Tol-Pal system beta propeller repeat protein TolB — MSLMTKSGLRVLLASCLIAAGSSANAQLNVLVTGVGSTQFPIATANFANEANSPQQVSTIVRQDLQRSGKFTNIDAGSAPVSENDSVDLGSWKAKGADAFVSGSVNRLANGQYEVRFKLYDTVKQQSLGGLVLVSPESGLRMSAHKVADYIYAKLMGTRGAFATRLSYVIKTGGRYQLQVSDSDGQDAHIALSSPEPIISPAWSPDGTKVAYVSFEKKKPIVYIHDLPTGRRIIVSDQKGNNSAPAWSPDGRTLAVALSRTGNTQIFAVNADGSGLRRLTQGSSIDTEPAFSPDGQSIYFTSDRGGAPQIYKMPAQGESAGPAQRVTFTGSYNTSPRVSPDGKQLAYISRTGGGFKLFVQDLQSGAATGLTDTTHDESPSFAANGQYILYATEVNGRGVLAAVSTDGRTHQVLSVQGGSVREPSWGPFMQ, encoded by the coding sequence ATGAGTTTGATGACCAAGTCAGGCCTGAGGGTGCTCCTGGCGTCGTGCCTGATCGCGGCGGGCAGCAGTGCAAATGCGCAGCTCAATGTCCTTGTTACGGGCGTCGGGTCCACCCAGTTTCCGATCGCGACGGCGAATTTCGCCAATGAAGCGAATTCCCCTCAGCAGGTCAGCACGATCGTGCGGCAGGATCTGCAACGCAGCGGCAAATTCACCAATATCGATGCTGGCAGCGCTCCCGTTTCGGAAAACGATTCCGTCGACCTCGGCAGCTGGAAAGCCAAGGGCGCGGACGCATTTGTCTCGGGCAGCGTGAACCGCCTGGCGAACGGCCAGTACGAAGTCCGTTTCAAGCTCTACGACACCGTCAAGCAGCAGAGCCTCGGGGGCCTCGTGCTCGTGAGCCCGGAAAGCGGCCTGCGGATGAGCGCGCACAAGGTCGCCGACTACATCTATGCAAAGCTGATGGGCACGCGCGGCGCGTTCGCTACCCGTCTCTCGTATGTCATCAAGACGGGCGGCCGGTACCAGCTGCAGGTCTCCGATTCGGACGGTCAGGACGCGCACATCGCACTGTCGAGCCCGGAGCCGATCATCTCTCCGGCATGGTCGCCGGATGGCACGAAGGTCGCGTACGTCTCGTTCGAGAAGAAGAAGCCGATCGTCTACATCCACGATCTGCCTACGGGCCGACGCATCATCGTGTCGGACCAGAAGGGCAACAACAGTGCGCCGGCGTGGTCGCCTGATGGCCGCACGCTCGCCGTCGCGCTCTCGCGCACCGGCAACACGCAGATTTTCGCCGTCAACGCAGACGGTAGCGGTCTGCGTCGCCTGACGCAAGGCAGCTCGATTGATACCGAACCCGCCTTCTCTCCCGACGGACAGTCGATCTACTTCACGAGCGACCGCGGCGGCGCACCGCAGATCTACAAGATGCCGGCCCAGGGCGAAAGCGCGGGTCCGGCGCAGCGCGTCACGTTCACCGGCAGCTATAACACGAGCCCGCGCGTGAGCCCGGACGGCAAGCAACTCGCGTACATCTCGCGCACGGGCGGCGGCTTCAAGCTGTTCGTTCAGGACCTGCAGTCCGGCGCGGCAACGGGTCTTACCGACACAACACATGACGAATCGCCCAGCTTCGCGGCGAACGGTCAGTACATTCTTTACGCCACTGAGGTAAACGGCCGTGGCGTGTTGGCTGCGGTGTCGACCGACGGTCGTACCCACCAGGTCCTGTCCGTTCAGGGCGGCAGCGTTCGCGAGCCGTCCTGGGGCCCGTTTATGCAATAA
- the nrdR gene encoding transcriptional regulator NrdR, whose protein sequence is MRCPFCRHDDTQVVDSRVSEDGAAIRRRRRCPACDKRFTTYERVELALPSVVKKDGSRTEFDRRKIVASMQLALRKRPVAADAIDAAVARIEYQLLGSGEREVRSDRLGELVMNELRGLDTIAYVRFASVYRRFEDVSEFEDVIEEFRRMATPAAAPGKPSRKR, encoded by the coding sequence ATGCGCTGCCCCTTCTGCCGGCACGACGACACACAGGTGGTGGATTCCCGCGTGTCGGAAGACGGCGCCGCGATTCGCCGGCGCCGTCGCTGCCCGGCCTGTGACAAACGCTTTACGACGTATGAACGGGTCGAGCTGGCGTTGCCATCGGTCGTCAAGAAGGACGGCAGCCGCACGGAATTCGATCGACGCAAGATCGTCGCGAGCATGCAACTGGCGCTGCGCAAGCGCCCGGTTGCAGCGGACGCGATCGACGCGGCCGTCGCCCGCATCGAGTACCAGTTGCTGGGCAGCGGCGAGCGCGAAGTGCGTAGTGACCGGCTCGGTGAGCTCGTCATGAACGAACTGCGCGGGCTCGACACGATTGCCTATGTCCGTTTTGCATCGGTCTACCGGCGCTTCGAGGACGTGTCCGAATTCGAGGACGTGATCGAGGAGTTTCGCCGCATGGCCACACCCGCCGCGGCTCCAGGCAAACCTTCCCGCAAGCGCTGA
- the tolR gene encoding protein TolR encodes MAGSSRSSMRGGRSRRAMADINVVPYIDVMLVLLVIFMVTAPLVAPSIVNLPTVGGAAPQQQTPPVIVNIRADGKMSVKYKDDAGTQQQEDMTKADLNSFITDRAQTHADQPVVIAADKTVKYEVVMNVMSDLKSRGVKRVGLLVKSQ; translated from the coding sequence ATGGCCGGTTCCTCCCGTTCAAGCATGCGTGGCGGCCGCTCACGCCGCGCCATGGCCGATATCAACGTCGTGCCGTACATCGACGTGATGCTCGTGTTGCTCGTGATCTTCATGGTGACCGCGCCCCTTGTCGCACCATCGATCGTCAATCTGCCGACAGTCGGCGGCGCAGCACCTCAGCAGCAGACGCCGCCTGTGATCGTCAATATCCGCGCCGACGGCAAGATGAGCGTCAAGTACAAGGACGACGCCGGCACCCAGCAGCAGGAAGACATGACGAAGGCCGATCTGAACAGCTTCATCACCGACCGCGCACAGACCCATGCCGATCAGCCGGTCGTGATCGCCGCCGACAAGACGGTCAAATATGAAGTCGTGATGAACGTGATGTCCGACCTGAAGTCTCGTGGCGTCAAACGCGTTGGATTGCTCGTCAAATCGCAATGA
- the tolQ gene encoding protein TolQ gives MNTTQDLSIISLVLNASLLAQAVMALLLLLSVMSWTFIFRKWFAIRRARAQTERFERDFWSGGDLQALYQSAANNRHTIGALERIFESGMREFLKGKEKRLNDPGAILDGARRAMRAAFQREMDVLEANLAFLASVGSVSPYIGLFGTVWGIMNAFRGLANVQQATLANVAPGIAEALTATAIGLFAAIPAVVAYNRYAHDIDRLAIRFETFIEEFSNILQRQAH, from the coding sequence ATGAACACTACACAAGATCTGTCGATCATTTCTCTCGTTCTTAATGCGAGCCTGCTGGCGCAGGCAGTGATGGCCCTGTTGCTGCTGCTGTCGGTAATGTCGTGGACTTTCATCTTCCGCAAGTGGTTTGCAATCCGGCGCGCGCGCGCGCAGACCGAGCGCTTCGAGCGCGACTTCTGGTCCGGCGGCGACCTGCAGGCGCTGTATCAAAGCGCTGCCAACAACCGTCACACGATCGGCGCGCTCGAGCGGATCTTCGAGTCCGGCATGCGTGAATTCCTGAAGGGCAAGGAGAAGCGTCTGAACGATCCGGGCGCGATTCTCGACGGCGCACGCCGCGCAATGCGCGCCGCGTTTCAGCGCGAAATGGACGTGCTCGAAGCGAATCTTGCGTTCCTCGCCTCGGTCGGCTCGGTCAGCCCGTACATTGGCCTGTTCGGCACTGTTTGGGGGATCATGAATGCGTTTCGCGGCCTCGCGAACGTTCAGCAGGCAACGCTCGCCAATGTCGCGCCCGGTATCGCCGAAGCGCTAACCGCGACGGCCATCGGCCTCTTCGCCGCAATTCCTGCGGTGGTCGCCTACAACCGCTACGCGCACGATATCGACCGCCTCGCGATCCGCTTCGAGACCTTCATCGAAGAGTTCTCGAACATCCTGCAGCGCCAGGCGCACTAA
- a CDS encoding DUF3318 domain-containing protein, giving the protein MSQTRQDHAFRSSPRPSKNLSAPHLRALRKELLLVRADVERAELVHAIVEVRRTVTHFSWLRFLVPGFGGMGRGSAKKGVGAVIGRLLKQYPLLSSLVSMLLAKPLRRTVAASAKPVLKWGSLAFAAWEAYRIWQQVKESSADTKPDAPDSGGSRNGGQSRL; this is encoded by the coding sequence ATGAGCCAAACCCGCCAGGACCACGCATTTCGCAGCAGCCCGCGGCCCTCGAAGAATCTGAGCGCCCCCCATCTGCGCGCACTGCGCAAGGAGCTGCTGCTCGTCCGTGCGGACGTCGAGCGTGCGGAACTCGTGCATGCAATCGTCGAAGTGCGGCGGACGGTGACACATTTCAGCTGGCTCAGATTCCTTGTGCCCGGCTTTGGCGGCATGGGCCGGGGCTCGGCAAAGAAAGGCGTGGGCGCCGTCATTGGCCGGTTGCTCAAGCAGTACCCGCTGCTGAGTTCGCTTGTTTCTATGCTGCTGGCGAAACCTCTCCGTCGGACCGTCGCCGCGAGCGCCAAGCCGGTGCTGAAATGGGGCAGCCTTGCGTTTGCCGCATGGGAGGCGTATCGGATCTGGCAGCAGGTCAAGGAAAGCAGCGCCGATACTAAACCTGACGCCCCTGATTCGGGCGGCTCGCGCAACGGCGGCCAATCCCGGTTGTGA